The sequence below is a genomic window from Merismopedia glauca CCAP 1448/3.
GCTGTACCGTGAGGTTGATACACTCCTGACCAGGAAGCTAAGAGTTGTGCGCTCAGTTGCTCTATTTCTTCCTCTTGATGAGGATCTAGCCAGAGATACCAACTTACAGGAATGCTCCCAACGCCGTTATAAGCGCCTGAGATGGCACCTGCTAAGGCACAAGTAAGGAAAGGATCGTCGCTGAGGTGAAAGGCACGTTGTACGGTCAAAATGTAGTCTTCTGGAGTCCCTAAGAAACTATAAATGGCTAAGGAAATAGCTCCATGATTAAAGTTGCGACTGTGACGGCGGACTTTTTCTAAACTTGCTGGTGTTTCTAGCCAGGATTGAACTTGGTTGAGTTCTTCGATTAATTCTGCGGAATTATCCCGCAAAAAATGGCATATTTTTGAGATTAACTGCTCTGTTTGCAGTCTTTCAGTAAGTGCTTGAGAAATAACATAACTAATTGCTAACATACCTTCCCAGGAGGTTTGAAGGGTAGGATTGGTGGTAACAGCTAAGCCTAGTTGTTCTAGTAGTTTCGCTTCCTGTTCGTGAGCTAATAGCGCGATGGGAATGGCTATAGCTAAAGCTGGATAAATCTTGGGTTCCAGAGAGTTGAGCTTGGTTGATTG
It includes:
- a CDS encoding ADP-ribosylglycohydrolase family protein, whose product is MVVTLTYLNWAQYFFKSEVREEGRRKKGDKPINNQQSTINNQQSTINNQQSTINNQQSMRYSLLSRFKGTLLGMMLAEVYASQHLPKSTQMSDRLSHLTQFSARQFINFAKIENIPDDIEQSTKLNSLEPKIYPALAIAIPIALLAHEQEAKLLEQLGLAVTTNPTLQTSWEGMLAISYVISQALTERLQTEQLISKICHFLRDNSAELIEELNQVQSWLETPASLEKVRRHSRNFNHGAISLAIYSFLGTPEDYILTVQRAFHLSDDPFLTCALAGAISGAYNGVGSIPVSWYLWLDPHQEEEIEQLSAQLLASWSGVYQPHGTASISTSLMPRRGSYAIAAPQVMCRRDRG